Proteins encoded in a region of the Vicia villosa cultivar HV-30 ecotype Madison, WI linkage group LG5, Vvil1.0, whole genome shotgun sequence genome:
- the LOC131607080 gene encoding U11/U12 small nuclear ribonucleoprotein 59 kDa protein: MNPVPFQSALPPPPRPPFLEPMQFPVLPPEPPNSSSFWETRNVCDRFRELQDTLNLVNGMQKELEMLKMIRDRDGSLEDLTHGSTETYLLSFLKCLEDRGVSIETQEALAIETANALMLKLRAQLEPFRYVADDASPWEEKSAVARFANKVHKSKRNQLWRKKKRKRIAEMMAKDHERFAQIDREADEWRAREIAKEIADNKVKKMKEIAKLKVKEEKKKLESELELLLVVEKLKELRSIRIQKLKKQGHFLPEEDDRFLERVQAAVEEEEREALAAAETDAAKDAIAIAEESRKTMQNQEKVSDGSNDESQIKEKKEQIVRNVTEEGFDTTDEKKSSKVASEEQNYRGAYDPLANLPMEFYHYYHGSNNDMGTLIEVRRGWDAYIRPGGSRIPGHWVQPPPPANEIWASYLVRSK; the protein is encoded by the exons ATGAATCCAGTTCCTTTTCAGTCTGCACTACCACCACCACCGCGACCGCCATTTCTTGAACCGATGCAGTTTCCGGTGTTACCGCCCGAACCACCAAATTCAAGTTCCTTTTGGGAAACCAGAAATGTTTGCGATCGGTTCCGGGAATTGCAGGATACTCTAAACCTTGTAAATGGAAT GCAAAAGGAACTAGAGATGTTGAAGATGATAAGAGACCGTGATGGGTCTCTAGAAGATTTAACTCATGGCTCAACCGAAACTTATCTTTTGAGTTTTCTAAAGTGTTTAGAAGACAGAGGGGTTAGTATAGAAACCCAAGAAGCATTGGCTATTGAAACGGCGAATGCTTTAATGCTAAAACTAAGAGCACAGCTGGAGCCGTTTAGATATGTTGCGGATGACGCAAGTCCATGGGAAGAGAAATCAGCAGTGGCTAGGTTTGCAAATAAAGTGCATAAGTCTAAACGGAATCAACTATGGAGGAAGAAAAAAAGGAAGCGTATTGCGGAAATGATGGCAAAG GACCACGAGCGATTCGCCCAAATTGACCGGGAAGCTGATGAATGGAGGGCTAGGGAGATTGCCAAGGAAATTGCAGATAACAAG gtaaaaaagatgaaagaaattgCAAAGCTTAAAgtcaaagaagagaaaaagaaactagAATCTGAG TTGGAGCTGCTCTTGGTGGTGGAGAAACTTAAAGAATTACGCTCAATAAGGATacaaaagttaaaaaaacaag GCCATTTTCTCCCAGAGGAGGATGACAGGTTTCTTGAACGAGTTCAGGCTGCAGTGGAAGAAGAGGAGCGTGAAGCTTTGGCAGCAGCTGAAACAGATGCTGCTAAAGATGCAATTGCGATTGCCGAGGAATCCAGAAAAACTATGCAGAACCAAGAGAAAGTTTCAGATGGAAGCAATGATGAAAGTCAAATTAAGGAGAAAAAAGAGCAAATAGTCCGTAATGTAACTGAAGAGGGATTTGATACAACTGATGAGAAGAAATCTAGTAAAGTAGCATCTGAAGAACAAAACTATAGAGGGGCTTATGATCCTTTGGCGAATTTGCCAATGGAGTTCTATCATTATTATCATGGTAGCAACAATGACATGGGCACATTGATCGAG GTTAGAAGAGGATGGGATGCCTATATCCGACCGGGAGGAAG TCGCATACCTGGTCACTGGGTTCAGCCTCCTCCTCCAGCCAATGAGATATGGGCTTCTTACTTGGTGAGGTCTAAATGA
- the LOC131602075 gene encoding protein NLP9-like isoform X1 translates to MLHCFSEGTCYIYGARIQPFRFFICLISFFFISISISSLNMEDQFSSKEKGISFWTQLDNGMKSSTASDDMFNNISELMNFDSYAGWCNGSSSSISDQTLTNDLSSFSYSPHDGLNLVEHVDGSFFMTEIGGNYNVMDSEKVLLQQMETQLEFLDNENETNNNNNHNLDSFDMCNYMISKSPSWSLDERMMNALSFFKESAGGGILAQVWVPIKYGDEFVLTTSDQPYLLDQKLAGYREVSRSFTFSAEMKTGTYCPGLPGRVYNSHVPEWTSNIGYYHKSEYLRLDHAISHEVRGSIALPISDMHSEVSCSAVLELVTTKEKSNFDKELEFVSHALQRVNLRTITPPRLLPQCVSNNKRAALTEITDILRAVCHAHRLPLALTWIPCCYTEGKGEDSEKIRIKEGHTKSFDEKCVLCIEESACYINDKTVGGFVHACSEHHLEEGQGISGKALQSNHPFFYTDVKSYDISEYPLVHHARKYNLNAAVATRLRSTYTNDDDYVLEFFLPINMIGSSEQQLLLDNLSDTMRRICKSLRTVSEAELRGLEGSQDRFRKEDVSSFFPMSRGSSQIAFTSEDHDLFQMSLNEINLKNNGNQATHSQALNGSRKLAEKKRSAVEKNVSLSVLQQYFSGSLKDAAKKIGVCPTTLKRICRQHGISRWPSRKINKVNRSLKKIQTVLDSVQGVEGVLKFDPHTGGFVAGGSIIQQIGGTHNKTHMFPEKISVENSAVKLEDDGVLISNLCEEELKKDDVSSVDCIPESTSWLCPKQNSIGSVLEIEEDQCDLNNSSLHDINSNSSFTLIELGLDEGKGVDEQNNPTSSSMTDSSNASGPMMHGSSSGSQSIENQKHSKVNSVCVDSESKFAVKASYRGDTIRFKFDPCVGCFQLYEEVATRFKLQNGSFQLKYLDDEEEWVMLVNDSDLKECVEVLSDIGSQCVKLLVCEIHGINNS, encoded by the exons ATGCTACATTGTTTCAGTGAAGGAACTTGCTATATATATGGAGCTAGGATCCAACCTTTCAGGTTTTTCATATGcttaatatcatttttttttatttcaatatcaatttcaagtttgaacatggaagatcaaTTTTCTTCAAAGGAGAAAGGAATTAGCTTCTGGACACAATTGGATAATGGAATGAAAAGTTCAACAGCTTCAGATGACATGTTTAACAACATCTCTGAGCTGATGAACTTTGACAGCTATGCCGGTTGGTGCAACGGCTCGTCGTCCTCGATATCAGATCAAACTCTAACTAATGATCTTTCATCATTTTCATATTCACCTCATGATGGATTGAATTTAGTTGAACATGTTGATGGTTCATTTTTCATGACAGAAATTGGTGGAAATTACAATGTTATGGATAGTGAAAAAGTACTATTACAACAAATGGAAACTCAACTTGAGTTCTTAGATAATGAAAATGaaacaaataataacaataatcatAATTTAGATTCATTTGATATGTGCAATTACATGATATCGAAATCGCCGAGCTGGTCACTTGATGAGAGAATGATGAATGCTTTATCATTCTTTAAGGAATCAGCTGGTGGAGGAATATTGGCACAAGTTTGGGTACCGATAAAATATGGCGACGAATTCGTCTTAACTACTAGTGATCAACCATATTTGTTAGACCAAAAGCTTGCAGGTTATCGCGAAGTGTCGAGGTCATTTACGTTTTCTGCGGAAATGAAAACGGGAACTTATTGTCCTGGACTCCCCGGCCGCGTGTATAACTCGCATGTTCCTGAATGGACCTCTAACATTGGTTACTATCATAAATCTGAGTATTTGAGACTAGATCATGCTATTAGTCACGAGGTTCGCGGTTCCATTGCTCTCCCTATATCTGATATGCACTCTGAAGTTTCGTGTAGTGCTGTACTAGAACTTGTTACTACAAAGGAAAAATCGAATTTCGACAAAGAGTTAGAATTTGTTTCTCATGCACTTCAG CGTGTGAATTTAAGGACTATTACGCCTCCACGACTACTTCCACAG TGTGTATCGAACAACAAAAGAGCTGCATTAACCGAGATAACGGATATATTAAGAGCTGTTTGTCATGCACATAGATTACCACTAGCACTGACATGGATTCCGTGTTGTTATACCGAAGGAAAAGGAGAAGATTCTGAGAAAATACGAATTAAGGAAGGCCATACAAAAAGTTTTGATGAAAAATGTGTACTATGTATTGAAGAATCGGCTTGTTATATAAATGATAAAACGGTAGGAGGATTTGTTCACGCGTGTTCTGAACATCATCTTGAGGAAGGACAAGGTATATCTGGAAAAgctcttcaatcaaatcatccatTTTTCTATACCGACGTGAAGTCTTATGATATTAGTGAGTATCCGCTTGTTCATCACGCGCGAAAATATAACTTGAATGCCGCGGTTGCAACTAGGCTAAGAAGTACTTATACGAACGATGACGATTACGTGTTAGAATTCTTTCTTCCTATCAACATGATAGGGAGTTCAGAACAACAGCTTTTATTAGACAATTTGTCAGATACTATGAGGAGAATCTGTAAGAGTTTGAGgacagtttcagaagctgaacTAAGAGGGTTAGAAGGTTCTCAAGATCGGTTTCGTAAGGAAGATGTCTCGAGTTTTTTTCCAATGTCCAGGGGAAGCTCTCAGATAGCATTCACAAGTGAAGATCATGATTTATTTCAGATGTCATTGAATGAAATTAACCTAAAGAATAATGGAAACCAAGCTACTCATAGTCAG GCATTAAATGGATCAAGAAAGCTGGCTGAAAAAAAGAGAAGTGCGGTAGAGAAGAACGTTAGCTTGAGTGTTCTGCAGCAATACTTTTCTGGTAGTCTGAAGGATGCTGCAAAAAAGATTGGAG TTTGTCCAACAACTCTGAAGAGGATATGCAGGCAACACGGAATTTCAAGATGGCCATCGCGCAAGATAAATAAAGTGAACCGTTCGTTGAAGAAAATACAAACTGTTCTTGATTCTGTCCAAGGAGTGGAAGGAGTGTTGAAATTTGATCCACACACTGGTGGATTTGTTGCTGGAGGATCAATCATCCAACAGATCGGTGGTACACATAATAAAACTCACATGTTTCCTGAGAAAATCTCGGTAGAGAACTCGGCCGTTAAGTTAGAGGATGATGGTGTTCTTATTTCAAATTTATGCGAGGAAGAATTGAAGAAAGATGATGTTTCTTCTGTTGACTGTATTCCAGAATCAACATCATGGCTTTGTCCTAAACAAAACTCTATAGGTTCTGTTCTTGAGATAGAGGAAGATCAATGCGATTTGAACAATAGTAGTTTGCATGATATTAACTCTAATAGTTCATTCACATTGATTGAACTTGGTTTGGATGAAGGAAAAGGAGTTGATGAACAAAACAACCCTACCTCTTCAAGCATGACAGATTCATCCAATGCCTCTGGACCAATGATGCATGGAAGTTCATCAGGCTCTCAAAGCATTGAGAACCAAAAGCACTCAAAAGTCAATTCAGTTTGTGTTGACAGCGAGTCGAAATTCGCTGTCAAAGCTAGCTATAGAGGTGATACTATTCGTTTCAAGTTTGATCCATGTGTAGGTTGTTTTCAACTATATGAAGAAGTTGCAACTAGGTTTAAGTTACAAAATGGTTCGTTTCAACTCAAGTATCTAGATGATGAAGAGGAATGGGTGATGTTGGTGAATGACTCAGatttgaaggaatgtgtggaagttTTGAGTGATATTGGCTCACAATGTGTGAAGTTACTTGTTTGTGAAATACATGGCAttaataacagttga
- the LOC131602075 gene encoding protein NLP9-like isoform X2: MEDQFSSKEKGISFWTQLDNGMKSSTASDDMFNNISELMNFDSYAGWCNGSSSSISDQTLTNDLSSFSYSPHDGLNLVEHVDGSFFMTEIGGNYNVMDSEKVLLQQMETQLEFLDNENETNNNNNHNLDSFDMCNYMISKSPSWSLDERMMNALSFFKESAGGGILAQVWVPIKYGDEFVLTTSDQPYLLDQKLAGYREVSRSFTFSAEMKTGTYCPGLPGRVYNSHVPEWTSNIGYYHKSEYLRLDHAISHEVRGSIALPISDMHSEVSCSAVLELVTTKEKSNFDKELEFVSHALQRVNLRTITPPRLLPQCVSNNKRAALTEITDILRAVCHAHRLPLALTWIPCCYTEGKGEDSEKIRIKEGHTKSFDEKCVLCIEESACYINDKTVGGFVHACSEHHLEEGQGISGKALQSNHPFFYTDVKSYDISEYPLVHHARKYNLNAAVATRLRSTYTNDDDYVLEFFLPINMIGSSEQQLLLDNLSDTMRRICKSLRTVSEAELRGLEGSQDRFRKEDVSSFFPMSRGSSQIAFTSEDHDLFQMSLNEINLKNNGNQATHSQALNGSRKLAEKKRSAVEKNVSLSVLQQYFSGSLKDAAKKIGVCPTTLKRICRQHGISRWPSRKINKVNRSLKKIQTVLDSVQGVEGVLKFDPHTGGFVAGGSIIQQIGGTHNKTHMFPEKISVENSAVKLEDDGVLISNLCEEELKKDDVSSVDCIPESTSWLCPKQNSIGSVLEIEEDQCDLNNSSLHDINSNSSFTLIELGLDEGKGVDEQNNPTSSSMTDSSNASGPMMHGSSSGSQSIENQKHSKVNSVCVDSESKFAVKASYRGDTIRFKFDPCVGCFQLYEEVATRFKLQNGSFQLKYLDDEEEWVMLVNDSDLKECVEVLSDIGSQCVKLLVCEIHGINNS; encoded by the exons atggaagatcaaTTTTCTTCAAAGGAGAAAGGAATTAGCTTCTGGACACAATTGGATAATGGAATGAAAAGTTCAACAGCTTCAGATGACATGTTTAACAACATCTCTGAGCTGATGAACTTTGACAGCTATGCCGGTTGGTGCAACGGCTCGTCGTCCTCGATATCAGATCAAACTCTAACTAATGATCTTTCATCATTTTCATATTCACCTCATGATGGATTGAATTTAGTTGAACATGTTGATGGTTCATTTTTCATGACAGAAATTGGTGGAAATTACAATGTTATGGATAGTGAAAAAGTACTATTACAACAAATGGAAACTCAACTTGAGTTCTTAGATAATGAAAATGaaacaaataataacaataatcatAATTTAGATTCATTTGATATGTGCAATTACATGATATCGAAATCGCCGAGCTGGTCACTTGATGAGAGAATGATGAATGCTTTATCATTCTTTAAGGAATCAGCTGGTGGAGGAATATTGGCACAAGTTTGGGTACCGATAAAATATGGCGACGAATTCGTCTTAACTACTAGTGATCAACCATATTTGTTAGACCAAAAGCTTGCAGGTTATCGCGAAGTGTCGAGGTCATTTACGTTTTCTGCGGAAATGAAAACGGGAACTTATTGTCCTGGACTCCCCGGCCGCGTGTATAACTCGCATGTTCCTGAATGGACCTCTAACATTGGTTACTATCATAAATCTGAGTATTTGAGACTAGATCATGCTATTAGTCACGAGGTTCGCGGTTCCATTGCTCTCCCTATATCTGATATGCACTCTGAAGTTTCGTGTAGTGCTGTACTAGAACTTGTTACTACAAAGGAAAAATCGAATTTCGACAAAGAGTTAGAATTTGTTTCTCATGCACTTCAG CGTGTGAATTTAAGGACTATTACGCCTCCACGACTACTTCCACAG TGTGTATCGAACAACAAAAGAGCTGCATTAACCGAGATAACGGATATATTAAGAGCTGTTTGTCATGCACATAGATTACCACTAGCACTGACATGGATTCCGTGTTGTTATACCGAAGGAAAAGGAGAAGATTCTGAGAAAATACGAATTAAGGAAGGCCATACAAAAAGTTTTGATGAAAAATGTGTACTATGTATTGAAGAATCGGCTTGTTATATAAATGATAAAACGGTAGGAGGATTTGTTCACGCGTGTTCTGAACATCATCTTGAGGAAGGACAAGGTATATCTGGAAAAgctcttcaatcaaatcatccatTTTTCTATACCGACGTGAAGTCTTATGATATTAGTGAGTATCCGCTTGTTCATCACGCGCGAAAATATAACTTGAATGCCGCGGTTGCAACTAGGCTAAGAAGTACTTATACGAACGATGACGATTACGTGTTAGAATTCTTTCTTCCTATCAACATGATAGGGAGTTCAGAACAACAGCTTTTATTAGACAATTTGTCAGATACTATGAGGAGAATCTGTAAGAGTTTGAGgacagtttcagaagctgaacTAAGAGGGTTAGAAGGTTCTCAAGATCGGTTTCGTAAGGAAGATGTCTCGAGTTTTTTTCCAATGTCCAGGGGAAGCTCTCAGATAGCATTCACAAGTGAAGATCATGATTTATTTCAGATGTCATTGAATGAAATTAACCTAAAGAATAATGGAAACCAAGCTACTCATAGTCAG GCATTAAATGGATCAAGAAAGCTGGCTGAAAAAAAGAGAAGTGCGGTAGAGAAGAACGTTAGCTTGAGTGTTCTGCAGCAATACTTTTCTGGTAGTCTGAAGGATGCTGCAAAAAAGATTGGAG TTTGTCCAACAACTCTGAAGAGGATATGCAGGCAACACGGAATTTCAAGATGGCCATCGCGCAAGATAAATAAAGTGAACCGTTCGTTGAAGAAAATACAAACTGTTCTTGATTCTGTCCAAGGAGTGGAAGGAGTGTTGAAATTTGATCCACACACTGGTGGATTTGTTGCTGGAGGATCAATCATCCAACAGATCGGTGGTACACATAATAAAACTCACATGTTTCCTGAGAAAATCTCGGTAGAGAACTCGGCCGTTAAGTTAGAGGATGATGGTGTTCTTATTTCAAATTTATGCGAGGAAGAATTGAAGAAAGATGATGTTTCTTCTGTTGACTGTATTCCAGAATCAACATCATGGCTTTGTCCTAAACAAAACTCTATAGGTTCTGTTCTTGAGATAGAGGAAGATCAATGCGATTTGAACAATAGTAGTTTGCATGATATTAACTCTAATAGTTCATTCACATTGATTGAACTTGGTTTGGATGAAGGAAAAGGAGTTGATGAACAAAACAACCCTACCTCTTCAAGCATGACAGATTCATCCAATGCCTCTGGACCAATGATGCATGGAAGTTCATCAGGCTCTCAAAGCATTGAGAACCAAAAGCACTCAAAAGTCAATTCAGTTTGTGTTGACAGCGAGTCGAAATTCGCTGTCAAAGCTAGCTATAGAGGTGATACTATTCGTTTCAAGTTTGATCCATGTGTAGGTTGTTTTCAACTATATGAAGAAGTTGCAACTAGGTTTAAGTTACAAAATGGTTCGTTTCAACTCAAGTATCTAGATGATGAAGAGGAATGGGTGATGTTGGTGAATGACTCAGatttgaaggaatgtgtggaagttTTGAGTGATATTGGCTCACAATGTGTGAAGTTACTTGTTTGTGAAATACATGGCAttaataacagttga